The genomic segment AATCCTCGTGTCGCGTCACCGATCATCTGTCGGTCTGCGCTGGCCATCGAAGCGCAGCGCGGCGTTGCATCGCTTGCCAATACAGCTCGGTATGGGCTGCGTGATGCGCCTTGCGCTGCGCTCCGATGGCTGCGCGCAGCCTGCGACATCTGACATCTGATCGGTGACGCGACACCAGCCATCGGGGGTGACGCATCAGGGCTGCTCCAGCATGGTCTTGAGCAGCGGGATGGTGATGGCGCGCCGGGTGCTCAGCGCAAAGGCATCGAGCCGTTCGAGCAGTTGCATCAGGCTGCCCAGATCGCGCGCGAAGCGGCGCAGCATGTAGTCCATCACCTCATCGCCGAGAAACACGCCGCGCGCGTCGGCCTCCTGGCGCAGCACCGAGCGGCGCTCGGCCTCGCCGAGCAGTTGCAGTTGGAACACATGGCCCCAGCCCAGGCGGCTGCGCAGGTCCTCGCGTAGCGGCAGATCGGCCGGCGGCAGGCTGCCAGCGGCCAGCACCCAGCGCTGCGCGCCGCTGGCGGGGCTGATGGCGTTGACAAACCAGTTGAAGGCCAGGGCCTGCCGGGCGCTGTCATACGACTGCACATCGTCCAGCACCACGGCGGTCCAGTTTTCGTCGAAATCCGGCGGCGCGGACAGCGCCGGGTCCAGCCAGCCCACGCTCGCGCCCTGCTCGCGCAGGCTCTGGCACACCGCCTGCAGCAGATGCGTCTTGCCGCTGCCCGGCTCGCCCCACAGGTAAGAGGGCACCGGCGAGCGGGTGGCCGCGTGGCGCCCAGCGCCCAGCGCCAGGCGCAGGTGTTGCAGCGCGGCCCCGTTCGGTCCGGCAAAAAAACGGTCCAATGTCGGCACTGTGGCCAAGCCGATATCCAGCACCAGTTGCTTCATGCGTGAAATCCGGGCGACAGGGGCGGTGCGGGGAACGGGAAAAGAATCAGCGGCAGCATCACAGGCGAATGGGAAGGCGTCTGGCCGCAGGTGACTGTGGCAGGGCACGGCAACAACGACAAGGCATCGGCGGCAGACATCGGCGGCAATGGGGAGCGATTTTAGTCTCGCGCAGCAACACTTGGGGCCTGCTCTGGCTCCGGGCCGGCGTGCAAGGTGCCGCATGGCCCTTAAAATCACCCGATTCCAGCCCGCAATGCGGGCCTATCAGCATCCTCCATGAGCGCCACCCCCCTCTCCTACAAAGACGCCGGCGTCGACATCGCCGCCGGCGACGCCTTGGTCGAACGCATCAAACCCCTGGCCAAAAAAACCCTGCGCGAAGGCGTGCTGGCGGGCATCGGCGGCTTCGGCGCGCTGTTCGAGCTGCCCCGGCGCTACCGGCAGCCGGTGCTGGTCTCCGGCACCGACGGCGTGGGCACCAAGCTGAAGCTGGCATTTGAATGGAACATGCACGACAGCGTGGGCATCGACCTGGTGGCCATGAGCGTGAACGATGTGCTGGTGCAGGGCGCCGAGCCGTTGTTCTTCCTCGACTACTTCGCCTGCGGCAAGCTCGACGTGGCAACGGCTGCGACCGTGATCGGCGGCATTGCCCGGGGCTGCGAGCTGTGCGGCTGCGCGCTGATCGGCGGCGAAACCGCTGAAATGCCCGGCATGTACCCCGCCGGCGAGTATGACCTGGCCGGCTTTGCCGTGGGGGTGGTCGAAAAATCCCGCATCCTCACCGGCCAGGACGTGCAGCCCGGCGACAAGGTGCTGGGCCTGGCCAGCCACGGTCTGCACGCCAACGGCTTCAGCCTGGTGCGCCAATGCATAGCGCGCGCAGGTGCCAACGCCCCCGCCACGCTCGACGGCAAGCCCTTCCGGCAAGCGATCATGGAACCCACGCGCCTGTACGCCAAGAACCTGCTGGCCGCGCTGGCGGCCCACCCGCATGGGGCAGATACGGCCGCGCCCGGTGGCATCAAAGCCCTGGCCCATATCACCGGCGGCGGCCTGCTGGAGAACATCCCCCGCGTGCTGCCCGAGGGTTGCGCCGTCCACCTGAACCGGGGCAGTTGGCCCCGCAGCGAGCTGTTTGCCTGGCTGCAACAGACTGCGGGCATCGACGATACCGAGATGAACCGCACTTTCAACAACGGCATCGGCATGGTGCTGCTGGTGGACGCCGCCGCTGCCTGCGCCACGGCGGCCACGCTGCGCGCAGCGGGCGAGCAGGTGTATCAGATCGGCCAGGTGCTGCCGCGCGGCGACGGCGCTGCCGTGGTGGTGACCTGATGCCGGCCTGATGCTGATTCGATGATGGTTTGAGATTCTGCGCACCGCCTTTCCACGTTCCCTGTCCTCGCCCATGGTGCAGCACCCCGCCCCCCCGGCTGCAACGCAGCCCGAGCCTGCCACACCGGCAGTGTGCACGCGAACCCGAGGCAGCGTGATGGCCAGCTATCTGCTGATGGCGGCGGTGCTGCTGCTGGTCATGTGGCGCGGTTTGCTGCCCGGCCTGCTGTGCGTGTGCCTGGGCTTTCTGCTGACGCGCATGCTCACGCGCTGGTTTGTCCAGGCGCTGGGCCGCGTGCAGCGCCAGCGCCCGTCGCCCACCGGTCTGCGGGCGGCGCCGATGATCGCTGCGGGCCTGGTGATGCTGCTGCCGCTGGCGCTGTTGGCGGCGGGCCTGACGCATTCGCGCGGCTACATCGTGAACGCACCGCAGCAGTACCAGGAACTGCTGCACTACATGGCGCGCACGGTGCTGGAACTGCGTCTGAAGCTGCCCGCCGACATGGCCGCACACCTGCCCGAAGGCGTTGCCGACATCCAGCGCATCATCGCCAGCTACCTGGGCGCCAAGGCTGGAGCGCTGGCGATGGCGGGGCGGGCCTGGCTCGCCGGGGTGCTGTTTGCCTACGTCGGCCTGCTGATCGGTGCGCTGGCCGCCGTGCGCCCGCCGGTGCTGGCGCGCGCTCCGCTGGACCAGCAAGAGCATGGCCCGCTGACCAGGCAACTCAGACTGCGCATCACCCTGTTTGGCGAGTCCTTCGACCAGATCGTGGCGGCCCAGTTCTGGATCGCATCGTTCAACACCGTGCTCACGGCCCTGTTCCTGCTGTTCATGCTGCCCCTGTGGGGCCTGCGCCTGCCCTACACCACGGTACTGATCACGTTCACTTTCGTGGCCGCGCTGGTGCCCATCGTGGGCAATCTGGTGTGCAACGTGGTCATCACCATCGTCGGGCTGTCGGTGTCGCCGTTGGCGGCGGCGGCCTGCCTGGTCTTTCTGATCCTGATCCACAAGGCCGAGTACGTGATCAACGCCAAGGTGGTCGGTCGCCGCACGCAAATGAGCGTCTGGGAACTGCTCAGCGTGATGTTTGTCGCCGAGGCCGTGTTCGGGCCTGCCGGGCTGGTGGCCGCGCCGCTGTTTTACGCCTACCTGAAAAAAGAACTGCTGGCGGCGCGGCTGGTGTAGCGTCTGGCGCCAGCGGACGGCACCTCAATAGATCTCGGGCACGTACATGTCAGCCGGCAACGGGTGCCGCAGGTACTCCGGATGGCGCACCCGCGCGGGCAGCAGCACCGCCGGGCGCGGCAGTTCCTGGTACGGCAGTTGTGACAGCAGGTGCGCAATGCAATTGAGCCGCGCTTTTTTCTTGTCCACCGCCTGCACCACCCACCATGGCGCCTCGGGAATATGGGTGCGGTCGAGCATGATCTCCTTGGCCTTGGTGTAAGCCTCCCAGCGCACGCGGCTTTCCAGGTCCATGGGGCTGAGCTTCCATTGCTTGAGCGGGTCGTGGATGCGGCCCAGAAAGCGCAGATGCTGCTCTTCGTCGGTGATGGAAAACCAGTATTTGACGAGCCTGATGCCCGACCGCACCAGCATCTTTTCGAACTCGGGCACGCTGCGAAAGAACTCCTCGTACTCCTCGTCGGTGCAAAAGCCCATCACCCGCTCGACGCCTGCGCGGTTGTACCAACTGCGGTCGAACAGCACCATCTCGCCGGCCGCCGGCAGATGTGCCACGTAGCGCTGAAAGTACCACTGGGTCCGC from the Verminephrobacter eiseniae EF01-2 genome contains:
- the hda gene encoding DnaA regulatory inactivator Hda translates to MKQLVLDIGLATVPTLDRFFAGPNGAALQHLRLALGAGRHAATRSPVPSYLWGEPGSGKTHLLQAVCQSLREQGASVGWLDPALSAPPDFDENWTAVVLDDVQSYDSARQALAFNWFVNAISPASGAQRWVLAAGSLPPADLPLREDLRSRLGWGHVFQLQLLGEAERRSVLRQEADARGVFLGDEVMDYMLRRFARDLGSLMQLLERLDAFALSTRRAITIPLLKTMLEQP
- the purM gene encoding phosphoribosylformylglycinamidine cyclo-ligase, with protein sequence MSATPLSYKDAGVDIAAGDALVERIKPLAKKTLREGVLAGIGGFGALFELPRRYRQPVLVSGTDGVGTKLKLAFEWNMHDSVGIDLVAMSVNDVLVQGAEPLFFLDYFACGKLDVATAATVIGGIARGCELCGCALIGGETAEMPGMYPAGEYDLAGFAVGVVEKSRILTGQDVQPGDKVLGLASHGLHANGFSLVRQCIARAGANAPATLDGKPFRQAIMEPTRLYAKNLLAALAAHPHGADTAAPGGIKALAHITGGGLLENIPRVLPEGCAVHLNRGSWPRSELFAWLQQTAGIDDTEMNRTFNNGIGMVLLVDAAAACATAATLRAAGEQVYQIGQVLPRGDGAAVVVT
- a CDS encoding AI-2E family transporter; this translates as MVQHPAPPAATQPEPATPAVCTRTRGSVMASYLLMAAVLLLVMWRGLLPGLLCVCLGFLLTRMLTRWFVQALGRVQRQRPSPTGLRAAPMIAAGLVMLLPLALLAAGLTHSRGYIVNAPQQYQELLHYMARTVLELRLKLPADMAAHLPEGVADIQRIIASYLGAKAGALAMAGRAWLAGVLFAYVGLLIGALAAVRPPVLARAPLDQQEHGPLTRQLRLRITLFGESFDQIVAAQFWIASFNTVLTALFLLFMLPLWGLRLPYTTVLITFTFVAALVPIVGNLVCNVVITIVGLSVSPLAAAACLVFLILIHKAEYVINAKVVGRRTQMSVWELLSVMFVAEAVFGPAGLVAAPLFYAYLKKELLAARLV
- the ppk2 gene encoding polyphosphate kinase 2 — translated: MSLHNTSEHDSIDTRALMQRIANDLLDSYDEELELEIEDRHVDGAGAPMPADRAARQQYFRELFRLQGELVKLQDWVQHNRQKLVILFEGRDAAGKGGVIKRITQRLNPRVARVAALPAPNDRERTQWYFQRYVAHLPAAGEMVLFDRSWYNRAGVERVMGFCTDEEYEEFFRSVPEFEKMLVRSGIRLVKYWFSITDEEQHLRFLGRIHDPLKQWKLSPMDLESRVRWEAYTKAKEIMLDRTHIPEAPWWVVQAVDKKKARLNCIAHLLSQLPYQELPRPAVLLPARVRHPEYLRHPLPADMYVPEIY